Proteins co-encoded in one Gouania willdenowi chromosome 1, fGouWil2.1, whole genome shotgun sequence genomic window:
- the ift56 gene encoding intraflagellar transport protein 56 yields the protein MILSRLKPAVGRESLVSVSEKKKKNKTKIPSLEEYLQQRDYLGALTLLEFQRSIGENQEHADLWISYCAFHLGDYKRAMEEYKALTVKPDCPAEVWVYLACTLFFLGLYKEAQDAASKAPTSPLQNRLLFHLAHKFNDEKSLMGFHQNLEDVTEDQLSLASIHYMRSHYQEAIDIYKRLLLQNRDHLAVKVYVALCYYKLDYYDVSQEVLDVYLKSIPDSTIALNLKACNHFRLYNGKAAEAELKNLIDISSCSFEFAQELIRHNLVVFRGGEGALQVLPPLIDVIPEARLNLVIYYLRQDDVQEAYNLIQDLVPTTPQEYILKGVVNAALGQDIGSKEHLKIAQQFFQLVGGSASECDTIPGRQCMASCFFLLRQFEDVLIYLNSVKSYFYNDDTFNFNYAQAKAAVGNYKEAEELFLNIRNEKIKNDYVYLSWLARCYIMNKKGQLAWELYLKMGTSSDSFSLLQLIANDCYKMGQFYYAAKAFDALEKLDPGTNYWEGKRGACVGSFQLILANKEPKERLKDVLVILRNSGNPQVEYIIRVMRKWAKDNRVLLS from the exons ATG ATCCTCTCCCGCTTAAAGCCTGCTGTGGGGAGAGAGTCGCTGGTGAGCGTCAgcgagaagaaaaagaagaacaaaaccaAGATTCCCAGTCTGGAGGAGTATCTGCAGCAGAGGGACTACCTTGGTGCTTTAACTCTGTTGGAG TTTCAGAGAAGTATTGGAGAGAACCAGGAGCATGCAGACTTGTGGATCAGCTATTGCGCCTTTCACTTGGGTGATTACAAGAGAGCCATGGAG GAGTACAAAGCTCTGACGGTGAAGCCTGACTGTCCTGCAGAGGTGTGGGTCTATCTCGCCTGCACTTTGTTTTTTCTGGGGCTCTATAAAGAGGCTCAGGATGCTGCGTCTAAAG cTCCGACGTCTCCTCTCCAAAACAGATTACTCTTTCACTTGGCGCACAAG TTCAATGATGAGAAAAGCCTGATGGGTTTTCATCAGAACCTGGAGGATGTAACGGAGGACCAGCTCAGTCTGGCCTCCATCCACTACATGCGTTCCCACTATCAAGAGGCCATAGACATCTATAAGCGCCTTCTTCTGCAGAACCG GGATCATTTGGCTGTGAAGGTATACGTGGCACTGTGTTACTACAAGCTCGACTATTACGATGTGTCCCAGGAGGTACTGGATGTTTACCTGAAGAGCATCCCTGACTCCACCATTGCTCTCAACCTAAAGGCCTGTAACCACTTCCGTCTGTACAACGGCAAGGCTGCTGAG GCCGAGTTGAAGAACCTAATCGACATCTCCTCCTGTTCTTTTGAGTTTGCTCAGGAACTTATCCGACACAACCTG GTGGTCTTTCGTGGAGGCGAAGGGGCGTTACAGGTGCTGCCTCCTCTGATCGATGTGATCCCAGAGGCCAGACTCAACCTGGTGATCTACTATCTCCGACAAG ATGATGTCCAGGAAGCTTACAACCTCATTCAAGATTTGGTTCCTACCACACCTCAG GAGTATATTTTGAAAGGAGTAGTAAACGCTGCACTGGGACAGGACATTGGATCT aaggAACACCTTAAAATTGCTCAGCAGTTCTTTCAGCTGGTCGGAGGCTCAGCGAGTGAATGCG ATACTATTCCTGGCAGACAATGCATGGCCTCCTGCTTCTTCCTATTGAGACAGTTTGAAGATGTTCTCATTTATCTCAACTCAGTCAAG AGTTATTTTTACAACGACGACACATTCAACTTTAATTATGCACAAGCTAAAGCAGCAGTTGGAAACTACAAAGAAGCAGAAGAG CTTTTCCTGAACATTCGGAATGAAAAAATCAAGAATGACTATGTTTACCTGAGCTGGTTGGCCAGATGCT ataTAATGAACAAGAAAGGGCAGCTTGCCTGGGAGCTCTATCTGAAGATGGGCACGTCCTCGGACTCCTTCAGTTTGCTCCAGCTCATCGCCAACGATTGCTACAAG ATGGGTCAGTTTTACTATGCAGCCAAAGCCTTCGATGCCCTGGAGAAGCTGGACCCAGGCACCAACTATTGGGAGGGAAAGAGAGGGGCATGTGTCGGCAGCTTCCAGCTCATTCTGGCAAACAAGGAGCCTAA GGAGAGGCTTAAAGATGTTCTCGTCATCCTGCGGAATTCTGGGAACCCCCAAGTTGAGTACATCATCCGAGTTATGAGGAAGTGGGCCAAAGACAACCGAGTCCTGCTCTCATGA